Within the Eleginops maclovinus isolate JMC-PN-2008 ecotype Puerto Natales chromosome 13, JC_Emac_rtc_rv5, whole genome shotgun sequence genome, the region GGAAAAAGGATTTCAACTCTTAACCTCAGTAGAAGTAGACATACGGTGTAAAATGAGCCTTTAACAGTAAATGTCATGcattcaacaaacaaaaaaatactctgAAGAATGATCCCATTTAGTTGGTTAAATACAAGTATTACTAATTGTATActgaggtggaagaagtgctcagGTGTTTTGCTTCAGTAAGAGCATTTAAAATGAACCTAAGTAAGATATTAGGGTCACTactaagggttagggttagggtgaaATGGTAAACATATTACAAATAAAGCACCAATAACTGATATGGAGTTTTTTTAAGTGGgtaaatattgttgttgtttttgtaaatgtatgttttgccGCTGCCCCTGTTGACAGTAGTACTGTTTCTCAAAACTGGAGGATTGCTGACACACATCTACTGTTATTTATACGCTGACTTTGGAACAGTACGCTTCACCCAACTTCAAACAATTCAaactacctttttttaaattgaaacttCTCTTCAAGATTTCCTTTTTGAAATGTAGGTGTACTTTAATAGTGTGTAAGAAGTGTTCCCTTGCCCCAGTGTTTTCATGACCAAAGCCCTTACCTGTGGGAATTTTGTAACCAGTCTCTCCGGGCTTCCTCAGGTTCCTCAGGATGTGGTCAGAGTGCATGTTCACCAGCCAGCCGACCAACCACAGAACAGACCCTGGAGGCGAACCAACACAAAGCTGCTTTAGCACGACATTTTACTGACCGAAAACCAATCAGACAACTTCTCAGCAATTCTCCTCCCTGCTCCACCTTCACACAAATCTTGTCTGGGCTTGTTTTATCCATATCTAACTCTCAGGTAGAAAgctaaattatatttatagaaGATGCAGCATGTATCCACAGTATTCATCAgtaatgctgctgctgtgacCCACAATGCTCAAAATTAACTTATTTTCTACAATCCTGAATTAATACTGTCAAATGTTTCTTGGTAAACACGTAGTACCCTATCAGTAGTTCATATTAGGGCTATAATTCACCTTAAAACTATAATTTTTGACATGAAAAGTCAAACGGGGTAAGGGGAGTGGAAGGGTGGttacagtaaaaaaatacaaatattctaAATTGTAAGTTTCCTGCTCGAACAACAGGGTAGCCAAGAAAAACAGCTGAGCACTTAGAGGTttggaaaaaggaaaagcacCTGcagagaagcaaaaaaaaagtgtttgaatgACAGCTGTGGTTTTTACACCGGCAACATAGGTTTTAAACATCAGCTTGCCAGAGGGTTGTTCTGTCTTTCAGAGTATGTAGCTGTACATATGTCAGGCAATAGCATTCATGGGAGGAGGCTTAATAACCTCCATTGTTCTGCAAAACAATGGCATGGTGGTTTTCAAAAGGTGTGGTTTTCCAAGTGCTATTCAGTATGTTGTTTTACACTCATCTGCAAACACTTAAGGATATCaaatacaaactaaatgtaacttgagtattttattacttacttttcttgatttttttccacaaatgtaaatgttaaactTGAATATTCTTCGTATAATGTTGACCCCACTGAACGTTCTCTTATCCTTACTGTATATATGGTGTTAAATTAAAGTTTTTGAATGTCCGAATCTGCTTATAAGGAGAAAGTACACCTGCAAACATTGTTTCGAGACTAAAAAAGGATTAAAAGGTAGTCAATAACAAACTGTTGTGTGGAGGCGTTACCTTAGTCACCCATATAACTATTTTTTCTTCAACATCTGTCAATAGATAAACATGAGCAACTCTTCACATCGCATATGCTAATGTGACATACATAAACGTAATACGACTCACACTTAAAGCCaagacagatttattttacttcatgACAAAGTGTCACCAAGACAAGAGAGTAAGAAGACACAAACCTGCAATGAAGCATGGATGTGTAACCCAATGTGCCGGGTAGTCAGCGTAGTGGCTCAGGTACCTGATCTGCATGTATCCATTATAGATGCAGAACATAATGGCTAACACGAATGAGTCCAGTGGTGTTGGTTTACCCCCCCGGATTAAAAATGGATAAATGAGGGATCTGTAGCAGAAACAAAAAGggtaataataaaacaaattatttcaaGTATTTGCTTTAGATCAGATAGAGTGTGCTAAGATAATAACTTAGTACAATAATAACTGGCAACgttttctgtatattttgcaCACTTCTGCAAAAtagctttttatatttctttttgttttaatataatgaTAGTATAGTTTAAACGTGTCTATATttgctcccttttttttttacaatttcattCATTGTTGTAGGATTATTTATGCACCCTTATATACCATAGCAAATTCATTGTATGAGTACACCTTCTTGGCATaaatctgattctgaaaaaatGGATGTACATTATTGAGTtatgtaattattaataaacgtttctttttgtttgatggaaataacatttttgtcAGTGGCTCCAGATGTAAAATTATGATTTAATTGACTGTAATGCTGACCTACCTCTGAGTATAGTGGCAGATATACATTGCAATGACCAGCTGGTTGGGCAGCAGTGATGTTTTAGCCGAGGATGTCCACACTATCAGACAGAAAGGCACCAGGAAGGCAGGCAGCTCCTGCACGAACCAAGCAACCCGGGCATCAACCCGGAATCTAGCCGTGGTGGGAGCGTATCGTCCGTATGGGACATCTTGGAAAAGCAAAGCAACGAAAGTGCAGGCTGCCATTAAAATCATAAAGTAACCCAAGCAGTCCAACAAGTacaactcctcttcctccgagGAGAAAAGCCAGGAGAAGAGTGCGTCCATCACggcaaaatgtgtcaaaactTTAAACAATAAAGGTGgctaaaatgtcatttaattaaACGCCGTTTCACTCAGTTTTGTCATGGTTTGTAAGATCATTTACAGCCCATGGACGTGACCTTACGTAAACATCCCAAGCGAATGCAGCAAGGTTGTTTAACTGCAGTAAGAACCAATCACAGCCTCTGACCACACTTGGCGTCAGATCCTTTCAGCCAATCAAAATGCGCGCTGTTGCATCACGTTATTTAAAGTTGAGAGGGTTCTTACGTCACTACTAAATAAGATCCGTTCATTAATTTGCATTTGTCACCTGCTGTGAACAATGATTTAATTACGTGTTGGTTCACTATACTGACATACTGATGATTTAACATGTGCAAAACACTATATTcggatttattttattttgttgctgggcaaatgtatttattcgCGACCTCTCTGTGGTGAtagtggttttgtttgtttttatgtttgattattattttattttgtattgtggTTGTCTTGTCTGTTGAGTGAATTGTGACTGGATTTGGTTTCatcaattgttttatatttttgtattgtattctctTGCTGTTTGTATTAGCTTGTTAGGGCCCCATTGAAAACTAAATGGTTCATCTTAAGGGGTTTATccctaataaataaatgtcagtatACTTCTACCACTActgacatattacatttaaaaaacgtaccataattttaaaaaataaaagctattatTAAGTTATTCAATTTATATATTGCAATAATTATAACAAACTCTGACAGCATTAAAAGGCtattttttctgtcattgaTTTATATTGTCTACATGTGTTTCTAAAGTATTTGAGcaattgtttttgtaatgtaCGCTTCTACTTTAGTTTATATTTTCCTGCAAAAATAACTTTCT harbors:
- the srd5a1 gene encoding 3-oxo-5-alpha-steroid 4-dehydrogenase 1; this translates as MDALFSWLFSSEEEELYLLDCLGYFMILMAACTFVALLFQDVPYGRYAPTTARFRVDARVAWFVQELPAFLVPFCLIVWTSSAKTSLLPNQLVIAMYICHYTQRSLIYPFLIRGGKPTPLDSFVLAIMFCIYNGYMQIRYLSHYADYPAHWVTHPCFIAGSVLWLVGWLVNMHSDHILRNLRKPGETGYKIPTGGLFEYVSGANFLGEITEWAGFALAGQSVHSTAFAIFTAVVLSSRAVSHHKWYHAKFEDYPKSRKALIPFLF